The DNA sequence CCTTGTCTTTCATTGCCTGATTCTGAGAAGCTAACTGATGCTTCTGTCTCATCTAGACTGGATTACTGcaatgcttttttgttgttttaccagACCCTGCCTTTCACGGTTACAGCTTGTTCACAATGCAGCGGTGCTGGtgcttagttaaaaaaaagaaaagtgatgaTGTAACTCCTGCGCTGGCTtctctacactggcttccagtCCGATTTAGAGTTCACTATAAGAACCTACTTACACAACGCTTCATGGCCCGGCACCTGATTATCTAAAGAGCTCTTGTCCTGTGTGTACCGAGGCGTGCTTTAAGGTTGGCTGATTCTGCTTTTCTGTCCCAACCAAAGATTAAGACAAAAAGgaaagggagagaaagagaaagagagagcttCCAGTTACAATGCTTGCAGATTATAGAATAATCTACCATCTGATATTAGAGATACAGAGTAActtcatatttttaaatcaagattaaaaactcaCATTTTTAGATGagtattttatacaaaatgtaaagTGTTCTTTCTTCTCTTTATCTCTctagcaatacacacacacacacacacacatatatatatatattatatatatatatatatatatatatatatatatatatatatatatattaactttaatataacatgttacactttcatgtttaattgttttaatgaattgtattgtaatttgggtttttattgacttgtaaagctctttgagatCCTGctgtatgaaaggcactatataaataagcGTACTTCCTTCTACTCGTGCTGATATTCCAGCACACAGGTGCTCGCTGTCCTGTAACCCTAAAGCCCTTCCTTTGCTGGCTGTTACTGTCGGAAGGTTTGAAGGAAAGCTCTTACTCTTGGGACTGTTCTGGTTCTCTCCCCCCTCGCAGTCCGGTACCTTCCAGTCGATCTTCCTCCCCTTCTCGTACAGCCCTTTCAGCACCTTGCGAAACTCCTCCGGCCTGCTGCCCTTGCTGCTCAGCGCCAGGTACTTCCTGTAGAGCTGCAGAGCTGTGCGAGCATCCTCAGTGCTGTCGTGAGTCTCGCTCTGAATCTTCAGATCTGAGAGGAACATGTTCCACACACCCAGTGACAATTGAAACAGAGCAGTTATACAAGGCAAGGATTGCCGTCTGATTCGTCTCACTGGGCTGTGCGATGTCATTAGAAGCATGCTATCTGGTACTATGCTGGTTAAATACATCTCTTTGCAAGGCATTTGCTTGGTCACCTgttgaaattgtccccaccccttcaatggctttttTCCTGTAATgaaccaatcagctgtttccccTACTGActgctttcagccaataacagGACCCCAGGCAAAAAGATCCTAGAAGTaaaagtgtaacagatttccagTCGATAAGGTATTtcctgagaactttctttaacctaacataaacatcacatttttaaatatttatttgctatAACAAACTTTCCAAACTGAAGGATGTATGGAATGACTGTGTTAGCTACGTTCTATTTACAATGGATAAATAATTAGATAAAAAGATGACTGACCCAGGAAGTACCAGGCAAGGAAGCGCAGGGAGATCATTCTCTTCCGGGGCATGTGAAACAGGTACACTGTGTCAATCACCTGCTCCTTTAACACCTAAGCCAATCACAGACAAGAAGACACTGTGATTAGGCCCACCCACAAAGAATGCGGAACGTGAAGATGTGACGGACACAGCGTTTAGTTCATCCCACTGCTAAGGACGAGGGTTCCTTCTCATTGATCTGCATGAAGACCGGCTAATCACACTAACAGTGCACATGCTTATGCTAGAAGAGCTGAAGAGAAAATCTACTGGAAGTCTTTAATATGGTACTTTATCAATTTTACCAACACAAACGatcacactgtgctgtaatgcaatgtaatgtaatgcaatGCCCCTTGCTCTGCGTGTGTGCTCATGAAAGCAGAGGAGCATCTGCAATGTCAAAACAGCCTCTAGCCAGCTCCGAAAGCATGCGACTGTGAGCAATTATACAGTGCTGTCTGTCTGCTGTCTTGTGACTATACAGTTCTGTCTGTTTCTACCATTTGAGTTTTCTGAAAATGAATTCATTTAGATATTGCTGCATTCAGAAATGACTCTTGTGCCCTCCTTCGCACTGCTCAATAAGATCCACGATTGTATTGCTTGTGAACCCTGCTTGTGATTGATGAAGGACCCCAGTGAACTCACCAGCAGGTTGATGACTCGGAAATCCTTCTGCAGCCCGTGCCCCACGAACTTGACGCCCACGTCGATGAGGAAACGCAGCTTGAGGTAGGTGGACTTGAGGGTGGTGAGGTGTTTGGAGGAGATCTTGGCA is a window from the Polyodon spathula isolate WHYD16114869_AA unplaced genomic scaffold, ASM1765450v1 scaffolds_840, whole genome shotgun sequence genome containing:
- the LOC121309079 gene encoding PAN2-PAN3 deadenylation complex catalytic subunit PAN2-like: MPRKRMISLRFLAWYFLDLKIQSETHDSTEDARTALQLYRKYLALSSKGSRPEEFRKVLKGLYEKGRKIDWKVPDCEGGENQNSPKNTAVFPSVMGM